The following are from one region of the Dreissena polymorpha isolate Duluth1 chromosome 2, UMN_Dpol_1.0, whole genome shotgun sequence genome:
- the LOC127865573 gene encoding uncharacterized protein LOC127865573, producing the protein MTMFCRRDRSAVWPSALSLVLAFLCVAAVFAETGIEVFFVHQDNFTLPPTFERQTVRSRLECVARCCKNSTCSLALHGDLSLLQRECLHVHGVLTLKDGTILMQSYTVMPDVWAVVRIQPVV; encoded by the exons ATGACTATGTTTTGCCGACGGGATCGGTCGGCAGTGTGGCCGTCGGCGCTAAGTCTGGTGCTGGCGTTCCTTTGTGTAGCCGCCGTATTCGCCGAGACGGGGATCGAGGTGTTTTTCGTGCACCAAGACAACTTCACGCTCCCACCTACGTTTGAACGCCAAACAGTCAG GAGCAGACTCGAATGCGTGGCGAGATGCTGCAAAAATTCCACGTGTTCATTAGCGCTCCACGGCGACCTGTCATTGCTTCAGAGGGAGTGTCTGCATGTCCATGGCGTGCTGACCTTGAAAGATGGAACTATCCTCATGCAATCTTACACAGTGATGCCAGATGTGTGGGCGGTCGTTCGTATTCAACCGGTAGTATAG